TAATAGGTTCTAGCAACCTGGGAGAATATTTATTTGGAACAACACACGGTGCATACATTATTTAGGGGTGTACCTATTGCACACATAGTccatcagataaaaaaaaactaaataaaatttTAGCATTTCTGcataagaatgaatgaaataacCATGTGCAGTGCGAAATGTGTAGCTCGCATTGAGAATTATTAGAGGGCGCTCAGCTTTGTTCAGCTTCATATAATCTTTTGCCGTAGAGATCAGATTTCCCAGCCTCCAACattactgttttggttcactgaTCACTTGTGTTACACAGCACCAAGGAATTGACAaataagtttatatatatatatatatatatatatatatatatatatatgtgtgtgtgtgtgtatataaatatatccatccatccatccatccatcgtctaccgctttatccatttaagggtcgcggggagggggctggagccaatcccagctaacattgggcgatatatgtatatatatatatatatatatatatatatatatatatatatatatatatatatatatatatatatatatatgtgtgtatatgtaaacatatatatatattattttttttaaatcatgcatCTTCACAAACTAGTAATTATGTGTAAACTGTATAATTTCCAGgctgtgaaggtgtgtgtgtgtgtgtgtgtgtacactatTTTATACAAGGACGAGCGCTATGCCGTGTGCATCAAAACAACTCATGAAGTCTCCCATGAACCCTGCGACCGGTGAGTGACGTCAAATCCATGCGCCCGGGACATCGCTCTGACGCCCCTGTGGCTCTGCAGCGTGTACGAGCGGGTTGgttgtaaatgttgttgttcttatttCACAAGTTAATTCATGCCTAGTAACACGTCACTTTTACATCCTTACAGCCCGCTGTGTGCTACTTTCTCGGCTTCAGCCGGCCGTCCACCGTGCTGAGAAGTAAAGCCACGTTTGCTAGCTGGTAACACCGACCCGCAGAGGACATAAACATGGCTTACACGCAGATACTGCGAGCCCTGCATCGACATTTGCCGCAAACGGCGACACTGTGCGCAGTTCAGACGTGCAGACTGGCGCGGGTCAGCCTGCTCGTCCACACGCACCGGCCACTGTCGACCGGCTGGTTCGGACCGAGCTCCCAGCGGAGACTCGGGGCTGACGCCGCCGCTGCACTGAGCTGCCTCACCCGGGCGCAGGGGCGGCGGCGTCTCTCCCTGGACGTCACGGTGAGGAACAAGAGCAGCCCCGGGGACAGAGACAGGTCCGTGTCCAGGTATCAGGCTGGGAGCCCGAGGCCCTCGGCTGCACAGAAAGGTGAGCAAGGCACTGATTTACAGAGGCCTCTCCGAAGTTTTCAACAGGCTTTATTGCACGATACAGTATTTGTTCTGTGTATAGATAGGGGTTTGGGAATGAATATCGAGTAGTAACTGCATTATAGAAAAGTCATGTAGTCTTGTCATGAGAAGGTttgctattgaaaatgcaaaccttgaaatatgcatattgaaGCCAAAATGCTCACTGGTATAGATGCTATAAGgacttttttcacaaactgacAACTGTGGAAGTTGTAGTAGTTGAGGATGTCCCAGACAAATGAGAGGTGGCATGATGTCATCAAATACACAAATGAGTGAtctattgaaaaagaaaagcttgatTTATTATAAGGCACTGACTAGGCTAGAACAGCGCCTAGTAGTAATGCGGTTCTACCGCCGCAAGGTGGCGGTAATACACcggaaatcaaatgaaaaaggttgttattaaaataaaataatatgccATTGACTATAATCTGATGTAACAAAAGTATATATCCTCTTGCTTTCAAGACAGTTGTTAAAAATTCTTAGTTTTTTAACTCGGAATCATAATTGTGCTcattgccaagtaggttttgCGATACAAGGAATTTGTTTTGGCGAGTAACAatacttactgtactgtacacacaagaAGAGCTATACCTAAAAActgtataattaaaaaatgaaaagatatatGAAAAGTGGAAATGTATTCAGTCAGTAAGCGTTACAGCTGTACAGATTTTACAGGAGAAAATAATCCATGTGCAGAGAACTGACctaatgaagtgtgtgtgtgtgtgtgtgtgtgtgtgtgtgtgtgtgtgtgtgtgtgtgtgtgtgtgtgtgtgtgtgtgtgtgtgtgtgtgtgtgtgtgtgtgtgtgtgtgtgtgtgtgtgtgtgtgtgtgtgtgtgtgtgtgtgtgtgtgtgtgtctgtgtgtgtgtctgtgtctgtgtgtttgtaattattatttgggacaatttatttttataaccACTTCCATCCCCAATCTTCTACAGTGAAGGATGCTGGCAGAGACTTCACCTACTTGATAGTCGTACTCATCGGGCTTGGAGTGACAGGTCACTATAATGTCAGACTTTCCATCACAAACAGgcagatttattatttttcaaatcaaattcaaatgttttgtcctgtatgtgtgtgtgtgtaacaggtgGCCTGTTATACGTGGTGTTCCAGGAGCTGTTTTCCACCTCCAGTCCAAATAAAATCTATGGTAAAGCCTTCGACAAAGTCAAGTCATACCCAGAAGTAAGTTCATTGACTCTAGAAGCCAAACATTATCACCCTCCTAAAACTATCTAGTGCATTACTAAACATATAGAATTTGTGGATTAATGGCATTGTGTACAATTACCGCATCACTGAGGGCACCtaacatttcttttgaaaatgtaggTGATAGGTGCATTCGGGGAGCCAATCAAATGTTATGGTGAGACTACCCGTCGAGGAAGGAGGCAGCAAGTCAGGTAGGACTTGAGTTGCTACGGACTGTTTGCTAATGTCCAAACAATCGGTTGATTCTTACTTTCTGGCAGATTTAAGTTCCACATTTGTGTCCTGACACTTTCCGTTCATAATCCTACTTTAATATGTCCGTGTATAAAAAGCACTGAAGTATTAtcgcgcgtgtgtttgtttctaaCATAGTCATGTGGAGTACCTGAAGGACGGACTGAAGCATATGAGACTTAAGTTTTGCATAGAAGGCTCCGAACCAGGTCTCAAAGGAACTGTACACTCAGAGTCAAAAGAGGTTGGTGTTTTTCTAATTCCTTGTTCAAGTCATCTTGTGCAATAGAGGTAGCATCACAAAGGCCAGTTAAACCTGTACTGTTCTTATTTAACTATGACAATATTAAAAACGTACACATTTGAAGGGTAAGATGAAATCCGAGGAATTCCATTTGACAGATTAAGTGTCTACAGCAGTGACTGTTACAAGTACAAATAACTTTCTGTTATTTTACAGAACAATGACACTGGAAAATATGAGTTTCGATACATATTTGTGGAGGTAGACACCTACCCAAGACGGACTATCGTTGTGGAAGATAACCGATAAGAGAGATGATGGACTCGCTGTACAAATGTGAAAAACGTGTTTCTCAAAGGGCAGGTTTGTGTTATTGGACAAATAATTAAAGTGTTATTCACGAATAAAAGTTGTTATGTCTGACATAAACAACAGCAGTTGATTTAAACTTTGCTACGACAATGTAGGTCAGCATTTGGGTGGCGAGCTTTGCAAGGCTTTGTCTCTCGAAAGATAAAAAATGACCTTGACTCTTATGTGTCAATcttagaaaaacaaactcaatgtctttgttttgtcttggttttttattttttgggtcAAAGACCGAGGGATGAACTTTGAAGTGGCATGTGGTCAAAGAGGCTTTTACACTGtaataaaaaatgtctgttATATGCACAGGGACGCAcaaatcagtgttttatttttttatgacaatgTAGGGTTGATCTTTTGGCATTATTGAATTGTATGTACGGTATAAGTTGGGGCTTTggcagtaattaaaaaaaaaacctggaaagTCTTTGATTGATTTAATATGACTGAAATACTTTTGATATCATAGAGATCTCGTAAACGTTCATTTTAGTGTCTTATTTATTGCATACTTTCCTGCATTTGGTTGCCCTCTCAAATAGAACATTGCTTTATAAAACAATGACCACTAGATGGAGGCAAAGAGTTGAGCGATGGAACAACCCGATGTGACCCTTTCATGATTATTTCATGTctcattcatttacatatttgtatgtattttaacTTCTAATTTGCATAGTTTTCAATAGGTTTCAGGGGGGGGGAACCAGACAATAATGTAAAATACTGTGACATTATGTGTAAAGACATTTAATCACAATAACCAGCTTGTCAGACGAGTGCCATGCTACCTTCCCTGACCCTCGGAAATAGGATCCTTTATGATGGgcacatatctttttttattgcttgtGTCAACACTGCTGTTGAGATGTAATCTTCGGAGAGAAGAGCACTTTTATTACTGTTTAGTGTCGCGGTgttgacacatacagtagcagTCCCACTTCAGTTAGAAACATCTGCTGGGAAACCAGGTGAGAAGCGCTCATTATTTCCTTCATTATATTGAATCAACTCCCTTCTGCACaccttttaataaaaaaattaattaaaaaaaaacgttcaccATAGCAGCATTTCAGGAACCCGACTCCGgacagcagcaaacaaacacaatctacAGATGAATTGCAACGACGGGGCCGAGGTGGGGCAGTTTACGGGGAAGCGCCGAAGGCAGCGGGCCGGGTGAGGACGCCGCCCACTGTGGTTCGCGGCATTGAACGCAACGCGTCGGGGATGTGCTAAGTCAGTCAACGAGGGCTGAAACTACGactagtttgtttgtttctcacgTGCCGAGTTAACGGGCAGCCTCCCCTGCTAACTAGCTTTAGTTGTCCTTTGCGTACGGTGACTAGAAGGTTATATCCACAGAGCAGGTCCGCGtgagttgtttctttgttctcCGCCTGGGTAAATAGACTCgcctgctgttgttgttgttgtcgttctGGCctgctacatgctacatgctacatgctacacGCTACACGCTACACGCTAGCCTAGCTTAACGTGCGGTAGCCTCACCACCAGCTGGTTCCCGGAGCGCtactctctcctcacacacccACGGACGACAGGCGACAGGGGGACATGACAAACCTGGGCAGCGAACTCTGACGGTCCGAGCTGTCGCTTCAAAAGTAAGTTCACAACCCTTGTTCcgtgtgttttgctttttagCCACGTTTAACCGCCGGAGCCGCGTCACGCCAAACTCCAAATAAACTGTTAAAGGTGATTAAAACAAGCGCTTTCACATTTCACTCAAGGCTGGCTCCAAGCTTCTGGTTGCCTGTGTGTCATAATATCAATAAAGGCGATAAATAAAgcaatttgaatgaatttcgccattatttaaaatagttttgtgtgttttcagggcaAGGTGTGTTCTTCCTCAACTATGACAGCCTCCACTCAGTGACGTCTCACACCCACCAACAAGAATGGAGCTGTACTGGTACATGTGAGTGTAACTTGTCCTTCTGATTACACCTCTTTTCTCATTGTATGAAGACAAGATGATGATGCACAAAGCTGTTTTTCCGCCCACTCCCTGAGGAATggttctcctcttcttcttcctctgcacagAGTCGtcatcatattcatcatcatcaagatATTCTTCTACGTGTGCTGGTACCGATCGAGACAGAGGCAACTGTCGGCTTACCTGAGCAACCCGCGCAACGCTCAGATAGTCATCGTGGGAGGAAGGGCCTACCTGCATCAgatgtgtgagagacagagtgtAAGTGCAGacccccactcacacacacacacacacacgatcacataCACACGATCACACCCACACGATCACACTTGACATGGCCTGACTTTGACACACGTCACCAAGGTGTCAGCTGCTGAAGTGGTTTCTTGTCTCCACTCTATCGTGGTTGGATTGAAGTGTACACGCTACCGGTCTTAGATCACagagtttgtgtctctgtgtactCTGAAATTGAAGTATagaacaaataaacaataaagagTGACATAAAAGGTTACCATGTAACGTGAATGGTACTCGTTCAACATTGAAACGCTccctttttttatcacttttttttttacaaaaggaatgcttctggttttgtttgtggAGTTCGCACAAGTTGCACATTGCACTTTTTGTACGTTGTTTTGCTTTCACCTGCTGCCCACCTCATTCCACGCCAGCTCCGTGGGTTGTTATGtcgctgtcatttttttctcgcCGTTCTGATAGCAATGTGCGCCCCTACTTTTGCTACAGCACGGCAACACAGTTTattctccctctgcctttttGTGAAGACAGACCTGTACGACTATTTGCGATCAAATTGCAAGGGCTTAATTTCCTTCCACTGGTGCAGAGAAGCAAAATTGAAGTGCTCAAATTACGAACAAAAgaattcaaagttttaaaacctTTGACTTGGCAGTGTAGGTTatgggtaagaaaaaaaatctctttatGTAGGCCAGGATACGTGAGTGTGGAAGGTACAAATTAGAAGACTGAATAAGAGAAAGCCTAATATAGCCACAGTTGTGTCAAATTTTTGCGGTGGAGTGGTTTTGAGAGAGAGGGCATGTGATTTTCAGTCACTCTCTTTTGGCTTTCGAACAGAATGACAGGACGGGCTGTATTTCAGTTTCACCGACACACTGAGTACGTTTGTGGCCGTGGAAGGTTGAGTAAGGTTGCGCACCTCCGGCCTTTTTCGTGTACTTTCCGTGAAGTTTGTTTGACCTTGTTGACATCAGAGGTCGGCTCGGACAGGTCGCAGCTCTCACAGTTCAGAGTGTGTGAGCGGACCCTTTTCTGAGCAAGTTTGTAGAATTTGAACCATGcgtgtgagattgtgtgtgtatgtgtgtaaatatgatCAGTGAAGATGCAGACAGCAAGACAGGAATAGACTGATTTACAATCGAAAGTGTTTTGCCCCTTTGGGCGATTTGTTATTACCCAACATAACAGTTCAGTCTCTGATGTTTTCTGTGCCACGCGtcatattttaatgaaagtATTACTGTTGTGTCCCATGTAAATCATAAGATGgatggtagaaaaaaaagataagtaaCTTCTAATGTTTAATTTGGTTGACATTTATAAATGGTTGAAGCGGTTGTCTTGGCTGCTCCCTGATAGTCATATGATCGTCAAAATAATCGTCACAGTTGCCTTGTAGCCTCTTGAATTTTTGCAGAAACTCGCGCTTTTCGTGCATACTGTACAGAATTCGGGCTTCTCTATTATCAAATGCCAGTCGCATGtagttgtatttgtgttgacGTCAGCTCTGGGGTCGTTTCTGTGGGCGATGCCACAGGTTCAAAACCGCCGTCATGTCTTCCATGCTTCCTTCAGGGGTTCTTTCTGCTTAACTGCCTCTCTATAACACctaagcaacaacaacacatgagcAATATCCATGATTCACAATCTTCCTTAA
This window of the Scophthalmus maximus strain ysfricsl-2021 chromosome 21, ASM2237912v1, whole genome shotgun sequence genome carries:
- the timm21 gene encoding mitochondrial import inner membrane translocase subunit Tim21-like; amino-acid sequence: MAYTQILRALHRHLPQTATLCAVQTCRLARVSLLVHTHRPLSTGWFGPSSQRRLGADAAAALSCLTRAQGRRRLSLDVTVRNKSSPGDRDRSVSRYQAGSPRPSAAQKVKDAGRDFTYLIVVLIGLGVTGGLLYVVFQELFSTSSPNKIYGKAFDKVKSYPEVIGAFGEPIKCYGETTRRGRRQQVSHVEYLKDGLKHMRLKFCIEGSEPGLKGTVHSESKENNDTGKYEFRYIFVEVDTYPRRTIVVEDNR